The following are encoded in a window of Nitrospinota bacterium genomic DNA:
- a CDS encoding ROK family protein → MDKRSIGIDLGGTTISFIDLYSPERINARRSIPTPKTKDDIVHAIADTVKELLVKTAGTPAGIGLAVAGQIDIAGKSIIFSPNLPFKEEFPLASKIEKAVGLNVVLENDANAAAIGEKVFGDAKGMDDFIVITLGTGIGSGIYTGGKLLRGHSNAGGEAGHIVINPEGPLCGCGNMGCLEAYASGSAIARMAKEFTGRNMNAKKICEEAIMGNEDAAALLEYAGERLGDGLVTLINIFNPEAIFFTGSLAGAPANYFEPAFTKAWESSFGTMGKGLRLEVSRLKGDSGLLGAAGLVS, encoded by the coding sequence ATGGATAAACGGAGCATCGGCATAGACCTCGGCGGAACGACGATCTCATTTATCGATCTTTACTCACCGGAGCGGATAAACGCGCGCAGATCGATCCCAACACCTAAAACGAAGGATGACATCGTTCACGCCATAGCCGACACCGTAAAAGAGCTTCTGGTAAAAACAGCCGGAACCCCCGCTGGCATCGGCCTCGCAGTCGCCGGGCAGATAGACATCGCCGGGAAATCGATAATCTTCTCCCCGAACCTCCCGTTCAAGGAGGAGTTCCCCCTTGCTTCGAAGATCGAAAAAGCGGTCGGATTGAATGTCGTTCTGGAGAACGACGCGAACGCCGCCGCTATCGGCGAGAAGGTCTTCGGCGACGCGAAGGGTATGGACGACTTCATAGTCATCACACTCGGCACCGGGATAGGATCGGGGATATATACCGGCGGAAAACTTCTGCGTGGGCACAGCAACGCAGGCGGAGAGGCGGGTCATATCGTGATAAACCCGGAGGGGCCGCTATGCGGATGCGGGAACATGGGGTGCCTCGAGGCATACGCCTCCGGGAGCGCCATCGCCAGGATGGCAAAGGAGTTCACCGGAAGGAATATGAACGCGAAGAAGATATGCGAAGAGGCGATAATGGGGAACGAAGATGCCGCCGCTCTTCTGGAATACGCGGGGGAGAGGCTCGGCGACGGACTTGTGACGCTGATAAATATCTTCAACCCGGAAGCGATCTTCTTTACAGGCTCGCTTGCGGGCGCCCCTGCGAACTATTTCGAGCCAGCGTTTACAAAGGCGTGGGAATCGTCATTCGGTACGATGGGGAAGGGATTGC
- a CDS encoding FAD-dependent oxidoreductase → MKLDVAIIGAGPAGLGAGYALARMSGVEWAIFEATDRVGGLSSSRIDDKGFTWDLGGHVIFSNNPLFNSIVNDAIGRDGVTHTRSSFVKMEDSFVPFPLQNNIHRLPKEMMEECFAGMQSASGRNGTPANFHEWIAHRLGDGLARHFMWPYNRKVWDYPLNEMGYGWIDDRVSLPDLAKVKRAIETGEDDESWGGNATFRFPLHGGTGGLFERIAEPFAGRINFGQSAVKIDTTKKEITFDRGESVSYRKLITTIPLDGLIKDVIAEAPGDVTAAAGDLKSNGGWMVGIGIGRKIDTSRCWVYFPQEDVPFYRVTYFSNYSPKNVPDSESQTSFLCEITEGAEREMEGSEAVEDTLDGLIKTGLLEEADRGRVASVWRERLPYSYPIPTLGRDRALEKIQSWLRSVGIHSIGRFGGWRYEVGNMDHSFLAGIEAAEEKR, encoded by the coding sequence ATGAAACTTGATGTAGCGATTATCGGAGCAGGCCCGGCGGGGCTTGGCGCGGGGTACGCCCTGGCACGGATGAGCGGCGTTGAATGGGCGATCTTCGAGGCGACCGACCGCGTCGGCGGCCTCTCATCCAGCCGTATTGACGATAAAGGTTTCACGTGGGATCTCGGCGGGCATGTAATTTTTTCCAACAACCCCCTTTTCAATTCGATAGTAAACGACGCTATCGGACGCGACGGCGTGACGCACACCCGCTCTTCCTTCGTGAAGATGGAGGATAGCTTCGTGCCGTTCCCTTTGCAGAACAATATCCACCGCCTCCCGAAAGAGATGATGGAGGAGTGCTTTGCCGGGATGCAGTCGGCATCAGGAAGGAACGGAACACCGGCGAACTTCCATGAATGGATAGCTCACCGCCTCGGCGACGGGTTGGCAAGGCATTTCATGTGGCCTTATAACCGGAAGGTGTGGGACTATCCGCTAAACGAAATGGGGTACGGATGGATCGACGACCGCGTATCGCTGCCGGATCTCGCGAAGGTGAAGCGCGCCATCGAAACCGGCGAGGACGACGAATCGTGGGGGGGGAACGCGACGTTCAGGTTCCCTCTGCATGGTGGCACAGGCGGGCTGTTCGAGAGGATAGCGGAGCCGTTCGCGGGGAGGATAAATTTCGGACAGTCGGCGGTGAAGATAGACACGACGAAAAAAGAGATAACCTTTGACCGGGGGGAGTCCGTTTCCTACCGGAAGCTGATAACTACGATCCCTCTCGACGGATTGATAAAGGATGTTATCGCCGAAGCGCCGGGGGATGTGACCGCCGCCGCCGGGGATCTGAAATCGAACGGCGGGTGGATGGTCGGCATCGGCATAGGGAGAAAGATCGATACGAGCCGGTGCTGGGTATACTTCCCGCAGGAGGATGTCCCTTTCTACCGCGTGACATATTTCTCGAACTACTCGCCGAAAAACGTCCCTGATTCGGAAAGTCAGACCTCTTTCCTATGCGAGATAACCGAAGGGGCGGAGCGTGAGATGGAGGGATCGGAAGCGGTAGAGGATACGCTTGACGGATTGATAAAAACCGGCCTGCTGGAAGAGGCCGACAGGGGGCGTGTAGCCTCGGTATGGCGGGAGAGGCTTCCATACTCATACCCGATACCGACACTAGGGCGCGATCGCGCGCTTGAGAAAATACAGTCCTGGCTCAGATCCGTT